The proteins below are encoded in one region of Styela clava chromosome 4, kaStyClav1.hap1.2, whole genome shotgun sequence:
- the LOC120326331 gene encoding poly(ADP-ribose) glycohydrolase-like: protein MNSGSIEGKKTPRKQKQLSIFEAFGKAARKRKHMSDEELPTSTCSKKIQSSHFGIKPETSMDNMEKDDKRPSKDVIILDEDLDIIDNTNEKTLTETFDEDIIPASPENCAILKKVNSKEMPKCKDTNSSVKVLSDSSNPTQEKDDLYEVIMADKREANNRLLKKEIVDDYSDLSQSTPPSKSPPTKRKVSSPAPSKENSVLNMYDSPDLIDTFPDSFDLEFDDEPVTVSWLGKPKSRLKVAPDCLMPLPDLKPSQHHTVLFDTSYFDMGPPPPSRASYTDAWDSDHVKLPCSPKSLFPTPQSKNGKLTNRWELIENALFSDIRDSKQLEEAILKYNVRFNRSFTALHDFCNRVLLPAERKEFFDKTLPSMTNLALSLPTILTQPIPLLRRQQSHCITLSQQQIACLLANAFLCTFPRRNSSSSTSEYASFPSINFNRIFVGSGSDKSDKSIVGKLHSIFHYFKRVTTEMPSGSVTFEHRVCNDFPVWNKTPCELCELHICKDGLIEDQGKGMLQMDFANKYVGGGVLGSGMVQEEILFSICPELIVSRLFTEVLDDNECLIIMGAERFSKYSGYANTFVWEGDYIDSNTRDSWRRKVSHILALDATRFTNFEDQFKIGKIRRELNKLYCGFRCEFDPDYSPAIATGNWGCGAFGGDPVLKALLQLMAAAVVGRDLCYFTFSDSALMHTIHEMYTYIKSSNLNVGQLWDMICRYNNEVIVLSKKQSRSKIENIFEYIKLINNDYEASTDEENSENIKSMAHCLYGM, encoded by the exons atgaactcTGGATCTATAGAAGGAAAGAAAACACCTAggaaacaaaaacaattatcTATTTTCGAAGCTTTTGGAAAAGCAGCAAGAAAAAGAAAGCATATGTCCGATGAGGAATTACCAACTTCAACTTGCTCAAAGAAAATTCAGTCTTCACATTTTGGTATAAAACCAGAGACTTCAATGGATAATATGGAAAAGGATGATAAACGTCCCTCTAAAGATGTTATTATATTAGATGAGGATTTGGACATTATTGATAATACCAATGAAAAGACATTGACTGAAACTTTCGACGAAGATATTATACCAGCTTCACCAGAAAATTGTGCAATTTTGAAGAAAGTTAATTCAAAAGAAATGCCAAAGTGTAAAGATACAAATTCATCAGTCAAAGTGTTGTCTGATAGTTCGAATCCAACTCAAGAAAAGGATGATTTGTATGAAGTAATTATGGCTGATAAAAGAGAAGCTAATAATAGACTATTGAAGAAAGAAATTGTAGATGATTATTCGGATTTATCGCAAAGCACCCCTCCTTCAAAGTCACCTCCCACTAAGAGGAAAGTTTCGTCTCCCGCCCCATCTAAAGAAAACTCCGTTTTAAATATGTATGATAGTCCAGACTTGATTGACACTTTCCCAGACTCATTTGACCTCGAATTTGATGATGAACCTGTGACAGTATCATGGTTAGGGAAACCAAAAAGCCGTTTAAAAGTTGCACCAGACTGTCTTATGCCTCTCCCTGACCTGAAGCCTTCACAACACCACACAGTTTTATTTGATACCTCATATTTTGATATGGGGCCACCTCCACCAAGTCGCGCTTCTTATACAGACGCTTGGGATTCGGATCATGTTAAACTTCCTTGCTCACCAAAAAGTCTTTTCCCAACTCCACAAAGTAAAAACGGGAAATTAACAAACAGATGGGAATTGATTGAAAATGCGTTGTTTAGTGACATAAGAGATTCTAAGCAGCTTGAAGAAGCAATTCTTAAATATAATGTACGGTTCAATAGGTCTTTTACTGCTCTCCATGATTTTTGTAATCGGGTTTTACTACCAGCAGAACGGAAAGAGTTTTTTGATAAAACGTTACCAAGTATGACAAATTTGGCTTTGTCATTACCGACCATTTTGACTCAACCGATTCCCCTGTTGCGACGTCAGCAAAGTCATTGTATTACATTAAGCCAGCAGCAAATTGCTTGTTTGTTAGCAAATGCTTTTCTCTGCACTTTTCCAAGGAGGAATTCTAGCAGTTCAACTTCAGAATATGCATCATTTCCATCGATTAATTTTAATAGAATATTTGTTGGTTCTGGTTCTGACAAATCTGACAAAAGTATTGTCGGAAAATTACATTCTATTTTCCATTATTTTAAACGTGTTACAACTGAAATGCCTTCAGGTTCCGTTACTTTTGAACATAGAGTTTGCAATGATTTTCCTGTTTGGAACAAAACCCCTTGCGAGCTGTGTGAGCTTCATATTTGCAAAGATGGTCTCATCGAAGACCAAGGAAAAGGAATGTTACAAATGGACTTTGCTAATAAATATGTTGGCGGAGGGGTGCTAGGATCTGGAATGGTGCAAGAAGAAATCTTATTTTCTATTTGCCCAGAACTTATAGTTTCCAGATTGTTCACTGAAGTTTTAGATGATAATGAATGTTTAATTATAATGGGGGCTGAGCGATTTAGCAAGTATTCTGGTTACGCTAATACATTTGTTTGGGAAGGTGATTATATAGATTCAAACACTCGTGACTCTTGGAGAAGGAAAGTGTCTCATATTCTTGCTTTGGATGCAACCAGGTTTACAAATTTTGAAGACCAGTTTAAAATCGGGAAAATCCGTCGAGAACTTAATAAACTATATTGTGGTTTTCGATGTGAGTTTGACCCAGACTATTCACCAGCCATTGCGACTGGAAATTGGGGGTGCGGAGCGTTTGGTGGCGATCCAGTTCTGAAAGCACTATTGCAACTTATGGCAGCTGCTGTTGTTGGACGTGATTTATGTTATTTTACATTCAGTGATTCTGCCTTGATGCACACTATTCATGAAATGTATACCTATATAAAATCATCAAATTTAAATGTTGGACAATTATGGGATATGATATGTCGTTACAACAATGAAGTAATTGTTTTATCTAAGAAACAAAGCagatcaaaaattgaaaatatttttgaatatataaaattgataaataatgattatgaaGCTTCAACTGATGAAGAGAATTCTGAAAATATCAA GTCTATGGCCCACTGTTTGTACGGAATGTAG